From one Haloterrigena gelatinilytica genomic stretch:
- a CDS encoding Fic family protein, giving the protein MGITHDLYGLSDMGKEYVDSDRDLQEFREHISDSEVERITDFSELDPEDIKWRNREYFKNPDHRYDHGDILSYHQVQHQISVVRNADLDRVMREFPTKEPVTQQCAHWVRAIVGLHFFPDANHRTAMATLNLLLGLNGIERFRWKDDQYKTAIFKSKLLRKYIIDVRFDNLWSKDELYYLWHRYFVDQFYDIADFSHHSPDYERLDQALEEL; this is encoded by the coding sequence ATGGGAATCACTCACGATCTCTATGGATTGTCGGATATGGGTAAAGAGTATGTGGATTCAGATAGGGACCTACAGGAATTTCGAGAACATATTTCCGATTCCGAAGTCGAGCGAATTACTGATTTTAGCGAGTTAGATCCTGAAGATATCAAGTGGCGAAACCGGGAGTATTTCAAAAATCCAGACCACAGATACGATCACGGGGATATTCTGTCGTACCACCAAGTTCAACATCAAATCTCAGTGGTTCGTAATGCCGATCTCGATCGAGTTATGAGAGAATTCCCCACGAAGGAACCAGTAACACAGCAATGTGCACATTGGGTACGGGCTATCGTCGGCTTGCATTTCTTTCCTGACGCCAATCACAGAACAGCAATGGCGACATTAAATCTTCTCTTAGGTTTAAACGGAATCGAACGATTCAGATGGAAAGATGATCAGTACAAAACAGCGATCTTCAAGTCTAAATTGCTTCGAAAGTACATCATCGATGTTCGATTCGATAATCTGTGGAGTAAAGACGAGCTATATTATCTCTGGCACCGCTATTTCGTAGACCAGTTCTATGATATCGCTGACTTTAGTCACCACTCGCCGGACTACGAAAGACTGGACCAAGCGTTAGAAGAACTGTGA
- a CDS encoding protein sorting system archaetidylserine decarboxylase, with the protein MNFAPGAWKYAIPALLAAPFALLFSATVSLIALAVGAGTLAFFRDPDRTPPPTGVVSPADGTVSVLREEGDRVRLGVFMNVWHVHVVRSPFDASVTDLEHVSGANRPAFSKESDRNERVHVRCETESSNLPDADERDDEDPHSRPDEPAFDAEVTLIAGAFARRIFPYVEPGDDLERGERLGHIAFGSRVDVLFPPEVDLEDISVEKGDSMTAGETVVLESGAPTGGEIDLGAGSDVDFGDLEDEGGDESPA; encoded by the coding sequence ATGAACTTCGCTCCCGGGGCCTGGAAGTACGCGATCCCGGCCTTGCTCGCCGCGCCGTTCGCGTTGCTGTTCAGCGCGACGGTGAGCCTCATCGCCCTCGCGGTGGGGGCCGGCACCCTCGCGTTCTTCCGCGATCCCGACCGCACCCCGCCGCCGACGGGCGTCGTCTCGCCGGCCGACGGCACCGTCTCGGTGCTCCGCGAGGAAGGCGATCGCGTTCGGTTGGGCGTCTTCATGAACGTCTGGCACGTCCACGTCGTCCGCTCGCCGTTCGACGCGTCGGTGACGGACCTCGAGCACGTCTCCGGCGCGAACCGACCGGCGTTCTCGAAGGAGTCCGATCGGAACGAACGGGTCCACGTCCGCTGCGAGACCGAGTCGTCGAACCTGCCCGACGCCGACGAGAGGGACGACGAGGACCCGCACTCGAGGCCCGACGAACCGGCCTTCGACGCCGAAGTGACGCTGATCGCCGGCGCCTTCGCCCGCCGGATCTTCCCCTACGTCGAGCCCGGCGACGACCTCGAGCGCGGCGAGCGGTTGGGCCACATCGCGTTCGGGAGTCGGGTGGACGTGCTCTTTCCCCCAGAGGTGGACCTCGAGGATATTTCGGTGGAGAAAGGCGACTCGATGACGGCCGGTGAGACGGTGGTGCTCGAGAGCGGCGCGCCAACTGGCGGCGAGATCGATCTCGGGGCCGGTTCAGACGTCGATTTCGGGGACCTCGAGGACGAGGGCGGCGACGAGTCGCCCGCTTAA